The Calypte anna isolate BGI_N300 chromosome 20, bCalAnn1_v1.p, whole genome shotgun sequence genome includes a region encoding these proteins:
- the LOC103539821 gene encoding CMP-N-acetylneuraminate-beta-galactosamide-alpha-2,3-sialyltransferase 2 isoform X2, protein MQRWQRRLRAGLALCLLLLLWRCLRAPRDSPEPTPWAPSRCPTRASGSAWFNARFDPAVGPLLTGAGQEFPPDVVRWWMTLQGRPRGLQLQAIIQQLFTVLPAPNNSSWEPSGCRTCAVVGNSGKLQGSGHGLWIDTHDWVLRMNRAKITGFELDVGRKTTHHFMYPESAVNLRPGVHLVLVPFKPLDLQWVTSAFSTGKLTHTYVRVKQFIRADRNKVLILSPAFLKYIHDNWTQRHGRYPSTGFTALLFALHTCQRTVKGTGTTTGRKTAGPEPFAGRGSTTPMLNSVSSRGWQQKHCPVPRLTALSSPGSGCQEVTVLWHKGCGIWLDTG, encoded by the exons ATGCAGAGGTGGCAGAGGCGGCTGCGGGCGGGGCTggccctgtgcctgctgctgctcctctggcgATGTCTCCGAGCCCCCAGGGATAGCCCCGAGCCCACCCCTTGGGCTCCCTCCCGCTGCCCCACCCGGGCCAGCGGCTCCGCCTGGTTCAACGCCCGCTTCGACCCGGCCGTGGGGCCTCTGCTGACGGGTGCAGGCCAGGAGTTCCCCCCTGATGTGGTTCGCTGGTGGATG ACCCTGCAGGGGCGCCCCAGAGGTCTCCAGCTCCAGGCCATAATCCAGCAGCTCTTCACTGTCCTCCCGGCCCCAAACAACAGCTCCTGGGAGCCCTCTGGCTGCAGGACGTGTGCGGTGGTGGGGAACTCAGGGAAGCTCCAAGGTTCTGGCCACGGGCTGTGGATCGACACCCACGACTGGGTGCTGCG GATGAACAGAGCAAAGATCACTGGCTTTGAGCTGGATGTTGGCAGGAAAACAACCCATCACTTCATGTACCCAGAGAGCGCAGTGAACCTCAGGCCTGGTGTCCACCTGGTCCTTGTCCCCTTCAAGCCACTGGACCTGCAGTGGGTCACCAGCGCCTTCTCCACCGGAAAGCTCACACA CACATACGTGAGGGTGAAGCAGTTCATCAGAGCTGACAGGAACAAG GTGCTGATCCTGAGCCCAGCTTTCCTCAAGTACATCCATGACAATTGGACTCAGCGGCACGGGCGCTACCCCTCCACCGGCTTCACCGCCCTGCTTTTCGCCCTGCACACCTGCCAGAGG ACAGTGAAGGGAACTGGCACCACTACTGGGAGAAAAACCGCTGGGCCGGAGCCTTTCGCAGGACGAGGGTCCACGACGCCGATGTTGAATTCAGTCTCATCCAGAGGctggcagcagaag cactgccctgtgCCCAGGCTCACAGCCCTGTCCAGCCCTGGCAGTGGGTGCCAGGAGGTGACAGTTCTGTGGCACAAGGGATGTGGGATTTGGCTGGACACAGGGTGA
- the LOC103539821 gene encoding CMP-N-acetylneuraminate-beta-galactosamide-alpha-2,3-sialyltransferase 2 isoform X3 — translation MQRWQRRLRAGLALCLLLLLWRCLRAPRDSPEPTPWAPSRCPTRASGSAWFNARFDPAVGPLLTGAGQEFPPDVVRWWMTLQGRPRGLQLQAIIQQLFTVLPAPNNSSWEPSGCRTCAVVGNSGKLQGSGHGLWIDTHDWVLRMNRAKITGFELDVGRKTTHHFMYPESAVNLRPGVHLVLVPFKPLDLQWVTSAFSTGKLTHTYVRVKQFIRADRNKVLILSPAFLKYIHDNWTQRHGRYPSTGFTALLFALHTCQRVSVFGFGADSEGNWHHYWEKNRWAGAFRRTRVHDADVEFSLIQRLAAEGRILFYK, via the exons ATGCAGAGGTGGCAGAGGCGGCTGCGGGCGGGGCTggccctgtgcctgctgctgctcctctggcgATGTCTCCGAGCCCCCAGGGATAGCCCCGAGCCCACCCCTTGGGCTCCCTCCCGCTGCCCCACCCGGGCCAGCGGCTCCGCCTGGTTCAACGCCCGCTTCGACCCGGCCGTGGGGCCTCTGCTGACGGGTGCAGGCCAGGAGTTCCCCCCTGATGTGGTTCGCTGGTGGATG ACCCTGCAGGGGCGCCCCAGAGGTCTCCAGCTCCAGGCCATAATCCAGCAGCTCTTCACTGTCCTCCCGGCCCCAAACAACAGCTCCTGGGAGCCCTCTGGCTGCAGGACGTGTGCGGTGGTGGGGAACTCAGGGAAGCTCCAAGGTTCTGGCCACGGGCTGTGGATCGACACCCACGACTGGGTGCTGCG GATGAACAGAGCAAAGATCACTGGCTTTGAGCTGGATGTTGGCAGGAAAACAACCCATCACTTCATGTACCCAGAGAGCGCAGTGAACCTCAGGCCTGGTGTCCACCTGGTCCTTGTCCCCTTCAAGCCACTGGACCTGCAGTGGGTCACCAGCGCCTTCTCCACCGGAAAGCTCACACA CACATACGTGAGGGTGAAGCAGTTCATCAGAGCTGACAGGAACAAG GTGCTGATCCTGAGCCCAGCTTTCCTCAAGTACATCCATGACAATTGGACTCAGCGGCACGGGCGCTACCCCTCCACCGGCTTCACCGCCCTGCTTTTCGCCCTGCACACCTGCCAGAGG GTCTCTGTGTTTGGCTTTGGAGCAGACAGTGAAGGGAACTGGCACCACTACTGGGAGAAAAACCGCTGGGCCGGAGCCTTTCGCAGGACGAGGGTCCACGACGCCGATGTTGAATTCAGTCTCATCCAGAGGctggcagcagaaggaaggatTTTATTCTACAAATGA
- the LOC103539822 gene encoding LOW QUALITY PROTEIN: arf-GAP with SH3 domain, ANK repeat and PH domain-containing protein 1-like (The sequence of the model RefSeq protein was modified relative to this genomic sequence to represent the inferred CDS: deleted 1 base in 1 codon): protein MDQLQGTKQYGTEKSGTLFKKSGGWRKVWQKRKCTISNGYLTISHSTPSHPPAKLNLLTCQVYPSTDNRKCFQLVSHSHTYCFLAEDEQDCVDWVCTLRNSKEEALNVSFSKAQGGGESSQEELIQAVIREVRGMRGNRKCCDCSTPDPTWLSINLGILICIECSGIHREMGLHHSHIQSLSLDKLGTSELLLARNISNSAFNSIMEANLPSCSLKPTAHSDTAFRRKFIISKYIEKKYAKKRAPAHCSSLSKAVKDKDIFSLLQAHAESVDLSEAVQTPLQEPGETLLHLAVLLSDRTSLHIVDFLVQNGRSLAKQTLEGNTALHYCCSHNKPQCLKLLLKAKANITITNEAGETALDVARRMGHPLCEELLLQAQSNQFNPKVYVEYEWCLSQDDMCESDEELDEKLGPVKRGLAFAQSCCHPPAPAPRPVAVPWGGGQDTWPLHGTQFHSMEVPPPPSTAPPPPPRRAEPVVLMVLVVLMVLVVLMVLEVLVVLVVLLVLVVLMVLVVLMVLVLLVVSRTILDHPDHCPWKGCVEGQPHRQGVFPASFVHVLHSATGIGEATDPGNVTLTQPCSAALLRRR from the exons ATGGACCAGCTGCAAGGGACCAAACAGTATGGCACAGAGAAGTCAGGGACCCTCTTCAAGAAAAGTGGTGG GTGGAGAAAGGTCTGGCAGAAGAGGAAATGCACCATCAGCAATGGCTACCTGACCATCTCACACAGCACA CCCAGCCACCCCCCAGCCAAGCTGAACTTGCTGACCTGCCAGGTGTATCCCAGCACGGATAACAGGAAATGCTTCCAGCTGGTTTCCC ACAGCCACACGTACTGCTTCCTGGCAGAGGATGAGCAGGACTGTGTTGA ctgggtCTGCACCCTCAGAAACAGCAAGGAGGAGGCCCTGAACGTGTCCTTCAGCAAGGCACAGGGTGGAGGGGAGAGCAGTCAGGAGGAGCTGATCCAGGCTGTCATCCGGGAGGTCAGAGGGATGCGGGGGAACAGGAAGTGCTGTGACTGCTCAACCCCAG ACCCCACATGGCTCTCCATTAACTTAGGCATCCTGATCTGCATTGAGTGCTCAGGGATTCACAGGGAGATGGGGCTGCATCACTCCCACATCCAGTCCCTGTCTCTGGACAAGCTGGGAACCTCTGAGCTGCTG CTGGCGAGGAACATCAGCAACTCTGCCTTCAACAGCATCATGGAAGCAAATCTCCCCAGCTGTTCCCTGAAGCCCACAGCACACAGTGACAC GGCCTTTCGGAGAAAATTCATCATTTCCAAGTACATAGAGAAGAAATATGCCAAGAAGAGGGCCCCTGCTCactgctccagcctctccaaAGCTGTCAAGGACAAGGACATATTTTCTTTGCTCCAAGCACATGCAGAGAGCGTGGATTTGAGCGAGGCTGTTCAGACCCCTCTGCAG GAACCTGGGGAGACTCTTCTCcacctggcagtgctgctctctGATAGAACCTCTTTGCATATTGTTGATTTTCTTGTCCAGAATGG caggagcctgGCAAAGCAGACCTTGGAAGGAAACACAGCCCTGCACTATTGCTGCTCACACAACAAACCCCAGTGTCTCAAACTGCTGCTGAAGGCCAAAGCCAACATCACCATCA CTAATGAAGCAGGAGAGACAGCCCTGGATGTGGCCAGGAGGATGGGACATCCCCTGTGTGAAGAGCTG CTATTGCAGGCCCAGAGCAATCAGTTCAACCCCAAAGTCTACGTGGAGTATGAGTGGTGTCTGAGCCAGGATGACATGTGTGAGAGTGATGAGGAGCTGGATGAGAAG CTGGGTCCTGTGAAGAGGGGACTTGCCtttgcccagagctgctgccacccccctgcccctgcccccagGCCGGTGGCAGTGCCATGG GGGGGGGGGCAGGACACCTGGCCCTTGCATGGCACCCAGTTCCACAGCATGGAGGTGCCACCACCCCCCTccacagcccccccacccccaccccggAGGGCAGAGCCAG TGGTGCtgatggtgctggtggtgctgatGGTCTTAGTGGTTCTGATGGTGTTGGAGgttctggtggtgctggtggttctgttggtgctggtggtgctgatGGTTCTGGTGGTGCTGATGGTGCTGGTTCTGCTGGTGGTGTCCAGGACCATCCTGGACCATCCTGACCATTGTCCATGG AAAGGGTGTGTTGAAGGACAGCCTCACAGGCAAGGTGTCTTCCCTGCTTCCTTTGTCCATGTGCTCCAT TCTGCAACaggcattggtgaggccaccGACCCCGGGAATGTCAccctcacccagccctgctcagcagcacttCTGAGGAGGAGGTaa
- the LOC103539821 gene encoding CMP-N-acetylneuraminate-beta-galactosamide-alpha-2,3-sialyltransferase 2 isoform X1 — MQRWQRRLRAGLALCLLLLLWRCLRAPRDSPEPTPWAPSRCPTRASGSAWFNARFDPAVGPLLTGAGQEFPPDVVRWWMTLQGRPRGLQLQAIIQQLFTVLPAPNNSSWEPSGCRTCAVVGNSGKLQGSGHGLWIDTHDWVLRMNRAKITGFELDVGRKTTHHFMYPESAVNLRPGVHLVLVPFKPLDLQWVTSAFSTGKLTHTYVRVKQFIRADRNKVLILSPAFLKYIHDNWTQRHGRYPSTGFTALLFALHTCQRVSVFGFGADSEGNWHHYWEKNRWAGAFRRTRVHDADVEFSLIQRLAAEALPCAQAHSPVQPWQWVPGGDSSVAQGMWDLAGHRVSPTLCTPAGREGGETVELEGA; from the exons ATGCAGAGGTGGCAGAGGCGGCTGCGGGCGGGGCTggccctgtgcctgctgctgctcctctggcgATGTCTCCGAGCCCCCAGGGATAGCCCCGAGCCCACCCCTTGGGCTCCCTCCCGCTGCCCCACCCGGGCCAGCGGCTCCGCCTGGTTCAACGCCCGCTTCGACCCGGCCGTGGGGCCTCTGCTGACGGGTGCAGGCCAGGAGTTCCCCCCTGATGTGGTTCGCTGGTGGATG ACCCTGCAGGGGCGCCCCAGAGGTCTCCAGCTCCAGGCCATAATCCAGCAGCTCTTCACTGTCCTCCCGGCCCCAAACAACAGCTCCTGGGAGCCCTCTGGCTGCAGGACGTGTGCGGTGGTGGGGAACTCAGGGAAGCTCCAAGGTTCTGGCCACGGGCTGTGGATCGACACCCACGACTGGGTGCTGCG GATGAACAGAGCAAAGATCACTGGCTTTGAGCTGGATGTTGGCAGGAAAACAACCCATCACTTCATGTACCCAGAGAGCGCAGTGAACCTCAGGCCTGGTGTCCACCTGGTCCTTGTCCCCTTCAAGCCACTGGACCTGCAGTGGGTCACCAGCGCCTTCTCCACCGGAAAGCTCACACA CACATACGTGAGGGTGAAGCAGTTCATCAGAGCTGACAGGAACAAG GTGCTGATCCTGAGCCCAGCTTTCCTCAAGTACATCCATGACAATTGGACTCAGCGGCACGGGCGCTACCCCTCCACCGGCTTCACCGCCCTGCTTTTCGCCCTGCACACCTGCCAGAGG GTCTCTGTGTTTGGCTTTGGAGCAGACAGTGAAGGGAACTGGCACCACTACTGGGAGAAAAACCGCTGGGCCGGAGCCTTTCGCAGGACGAGGGTCCACGACGCCGATGTTGAATTCAGTCTCATCCAGAGGctggcagcagaag cactgccctgtgCCCAGGCTCACAGCCCTGTCCAGCCCTGGCAGTGGGTGCCAGGAGGTGACAGTTCTGTGGCACAAGGGATGTGGGATTTGGCTGGACACAGGGTGAGTCCTACTCTGTGCACAccagctgggagagagggaggggagacaGTGGAGCTGGAGGGGGCATGA